GCGCTCACGCAAACGCCGATGCTGCATTACTTCACCAACAGCGTGCTGATCACGGTGCCTTCGGTGATCGGCGCAGTCGCGCTGGCGTCGATGGCGGGCTTTGCGTTGGCGACATATCGGTTTCCTGGCAATACGGCGGTGCTGTTCGCGTTCGTCGCCGGCAATTTCGTGCCGATCCAGATCCTGATGATTCCAGTGCGCGACATGGCGCTGAAAGTCGGACTCTTCAACAGCGTGTGGGCATTGGTGATTTTCCATGTGTCGTTTCAGACCGGCTTCTGCACGCTGTTTCTGCGCAATTTCATCAAGCAGCTGCCGTTCGAAATGATCGAGGCCGCGCGCGTGGAAGGCGCGAGCGAGTGGACCATCTACCTGCGCATCGTGCTGCCGCTGATCCGGCCCGCGCTCGCCGCGCTCGGCATTCTGGTGTTCACGTTCGTGTGGAACGACTACTTCTGGGCGTTGTGTCTCACGCAAGGCGACGACGCCGCGCCGATCACGGTGGGCGTCGCGGCGCTCAAGGGGCAATGGACGACCGCGTGGAACCTGGTCGCCGCGGGCTCGGTGCTGGCCGCATTGCCTTCCGTGCTGATGTTCTTCCTGATGCAGAAGCACTTCGTCGCCGGTCTGACCTTCGGTGCAAGCAAGGGCTGAGCGCCCGTTCGACGTCATCTAACCACGAGACTTTCTCATGCAACTTGGTGTCTGTTATTACCCGGAACAATGGCCGCGCACGATGTGGGCCGACGACGCGAAACGAATCGCCGAGCTCGGCATCACGCACGTGCGGATTGCTGAATTCGCGTGGAGCCGGATGGAGCCGCGCGCCGGCGAATTCGCGTGGGAATGGCTCGATGAAGCCGTCGAAACGCTGGCGGGCGCGGGCTTGAAACTGGTGCTCGGCACCCCGACCGCGTCGCCGCCGAAGTGGCTGATCGACGCGTATCCGGACGTGCTGCCGGTGCGCGCCGACGGCACGCGCTGGAATTTCGGTTCGCGCCGTCACTACGACATATCCAGCGAAACCTATCGGCGCGAGTGCCTGCGGGTCGTCACGGCAATGGCGCAGCGCTACGGCCGGCATCCTTCCATCGTCGCGTGGCAGACCGATAACGAACTCGGCTGTCACGATACCGTGCCCAGCTATTCGCCTGCGGCGCTCACCCGTTTTCAGACGTGGCTGCGCCGGCGCCACGAATCCGTCGAGGCGCTCAACGACGCGTGGGGCAACGTGTTCTGGAGCATGGAGTATCCGTCGTTCGAGGCAATCGGCTTGCCCAATCTCACGCCCACCGACGCCAATCCGATTCATCTGCTCGACTTCCGCCGCTTCATGTCTGACGAGGTGGCGCAGTTTCATCGCGAGCAGATCGACGTGTTGCGCGAGCATGCGCCGACTGCGGACTTGCTGCACAACTTCATGGGCTTTTTCACGACCTTCGACCATTACCGCTTCGCCAAAGACAATGCGATCGACGTCGCCGCATGGGACAGCTATCCGATCGCGCGCACCGAATCGATCGCGCTGCCCGACGAACAGAAGGCGCGTTACGCGCGCACCGCGCATCCCGATGTCTCCGCATTCGATCACGACCGCTATCGCGCGATCGGCAGCGGGCGTTTCTGGGTGATGGAGCAGCAGGCCGGGCCGGTCAACTGGGCACCGTGGAATCCGGTGCCGGCCAAAGGCATGGTCCGTCTGTGGGCCTATGAAGCGTTCGCGCACGGCGCTGAACTGGTGTCGTATTTCCGCTGGCGTCAGTGCCCGTATGCGCAGGAGCAGATGCATTCCGGGCTTAATCTGCCGAACAACGAACTGTCGCCGGGCGGCCTCGAAGTGCAGCAGGCGGCGCGTGAGATCGCTGCCTGCGCCGCGTTGTCGGCACTCGGCGCGCCCGCGCGGGCAACGGTTGCGGTCGTCTTCGACTACGAAACGCAATGGATGTTCGAGATTCAGCGTCACGGCAAGACCTTCGACTATCAGACGCTGGTGTTCGACTACTACGAATCGTTGCGCGAACTCGGGCTCGACGTGGATATCGTGTCGAGCCGCGTGGATCTATCGGCCTATGCGCTGGTGGTCGTGCCGAGCATCGCCGTGATCGACGACGCCCTCGTGAATCAGATCGAGCGGAGCGAAGCGCAATGGGTCTTCGGCCCGCGCAGCGGCTCGAAAACCGATAGCTTCGCGATTCCTTCCACGCTGCCGCCCGGCGCCTTGCAACGCGTTCTGCCGATGCAGGTGCTGGAGGTCGAAACGCTGCGACCCACGCTGGCGCCCGCGCTGTCGATCGACGGCGCGCGGGGTGTGGCAATCCATTGGCGCGAGCACGTGCGGGCCAACGGCGAGACGCATGTCGACGCGCAATTCGACGACACGTGGCCGGCGGTTCTCTCGCGCGGCAAGGTGCGCTATGTGGCGGGGTGGCTGTCGCATGCATTGCATCGCACGCTGTTGGAGCAGGCCGCGCGCGATGCCGGCATCGAAACGCAGCGCCTCGCGGAAGGCCTGCGCATCCGGCGGCGCGGCGATCTGACCTTTGCGTTCAATTTCGGCGCGCAGTCCGTGCACGTGCCGGCGCCGGCCGATGCGACGTTCGTGCTCGGCAATGCGCTGCTGAAAACCGGCGATGTCTGCGCATGGAAGGACGTCTGAACCGACGGGCTGTTCGGCGCAATCGCATCCAGCAGTGTGTGTCATCGGAGGGTGACACTCAAGCGCTTCAACCTGGGACCAGGCGGCCTTCAAAAGAGCCGCCCATCAATAGATGGAGGATGACAGATGAACAGAAGAGAAATGCTCGGCTGGCTCGCGTCCACGGCGATCGCGGCCGGCGTCGGCGCAACGGCCGGCGCGCCGGCGCTCGCGGCGCAGTTGCAGGCTTCAGGTCGTGGCGGTCGCTTGGCGAAAGGGGCCGACGTATCGACGCTGCTCGAACTGGAGGCGAACGGCGCGAAGTTCTATGAGCACGGCGTGCCGCACGACTGTCTGCTGCTGCTGAGAAAACACGGCGTGGATTCGATTCGTATCAAGGTCTGGAACGATCCGGGCAACCCGAACTTTTTCCCGGCCGATCAGAGTCCCGCCGCCGGCTACAACAATGCCGAACATGTGCGCATACTCGCGCGCCGCGCGGCCGCGCTCGGCATGCGCGTGCTGATCGATTTCCATTACAGCGACTGGTGGGCCGATCCGGGCAAGCAGTATCCGCCGCACGCGTGGGCCGGCAAGGATATCGCGCAGACCTGCGCGTTGCTGTCGGAGTACACGTCGAATGTGCTGAACATGCTCAAGCGCGACGGCGTGCATCCGGAGTGGGTGCAAGTGGGCAACGAGATCACCGGCGGCATGCTGTGGCCGCTCGGCAAGTACGATCAGTGGGACAACCTCGCCCAATTGCTGAAAGCGGGACACGACGCGGTCAAATCCGTCGATGAACGCATCAAGGTCATGTTGCATCTCGACAGCGGCGGCAACAACGCGACGAGCCGCTGGTGGTTCGACAGCGCGACCCAGCGCGGCGTCACGTTCGATGTGATCGGCCTGTCCTATTACCCGCAGTGGCAAGGCTCGCTGAGCGATCTGCAGAACAACGCGAACGATCTCGCGACCCGCTACGACAAGGACGTGATGGTGGTCGAGACGGCCTATCCATGGACCACCAGCGACGGCGATTCCGAACCGAACGCGATGACCAACGTGGGGTCGGCGACTTATCCGCAGACGCCGGCGGGCCAGGCGCAGTTTCTCGGCGCGCTGACGGACATCGTCGAGGCGATACCGGACGGCCACGGCAAAGGCGTGTTCTGGTGGGAGCCGGAATGGATTCCGACGCCCAATGTCGGATGGAAGCTCGGCGCCGGCGATCAGTGGGACAACAACACCCTGTTCGATTTCCACGGCAACGCGCTGACGTCGCTGGATGCCTTTCGCAAGCGTTAGCGGCTAATGGAACGCGGCGGGTGCTACTTCGCGGGTGCCTGCGCCTGACGGTTCACGCAGTCCGACGTAAACGCCATGCTGGCCTGATCCGGCGTCATGTGCGGCGCGTCGGGACTGTAGATCTTTTCGATAACGGCGCTGACCGCTTGCCGGTCAGCCGCGTTCCTGTAGTACCTGGCTGCCTGGTCGAGCGCTTGCGCCTTGGTCTTTTTGTGCGCGCGCCACGATGCGACCTGCCCGGCGATATCGCCGATCGCAAAACATTGATCGCTGACGGTTTGTGCAACGGCCTGAGCGGCCGTTTGCGCGAGGCACACCGCGAGCAGCGCGGTTACGGCTACGCGTTTCATTCCTTGAATCCTGTGGTGAGATGAGCAACGTTGCGAAAGCGCTGGCATCCGCCACCGCGGCAACCGAACGGGTCAACAAGCGCGTAGTTTATCGGGAAGTGACACGCCGCGTTTTTTCACTCGACGCGCCAAAGAGAAAAGCCGCCCTGCGGGCGGTTTCAAAAAACCATCGGATCATCGGGCGCATCCGCGGCCGGCCGTGCCGCCGCAATGCCGGCACCCCGCAGGTTCAGTGCCCGAACGACTCCGCTTTTGAAGCGCCCGCGTTCGCCACATGCGGCCGCGCCGCCTGCTTGATCAGCAACGCCACGCACGAAATCAGACCGGCCACCGCGACCATCGCGAAGATGCCCGCGAACGAGAAGTGGCGGCGCGTCAGTTCGGCCACGAGGAACGAGCCCGCAATCCCGCCGAAGCGCCCAATGCCGAGCATCCACGCCACGCCCGTGCCACGGCCTTCGGTCGGGTAGAACGCGGCGGCGAGCGCCGGCATCGACGATTGCGCGGTATTCATCAGCACGCCGGCGACGAACACGACGAATACCAGCGCGCCCACGTTGCCCACCGCCTGGCCGATGAAATACACGCTGACGGCCGTCAACGCGTAGCAGGCCGCGATGATGCGGTTCGCGTTGAAGCGGTCCATCAGCACGCCGCACAGCACGGCGCCCACGCCGCCGAGCGGGAACAGCGCGGAAATCAGCGTCGCGCGTTGCGGCGTGAGTCCGGCGTCCTTCAGCAGGATCGGCATCCAGTTGATCGACGCGTAGAAGATCACGAGGCCCATGAAATAGGTAATCCACAGCATTACCGAGCCGATGATGTACGAGCGCGACAGCACCACGGCCGCGCCCTTGCCGCCGGTTTGCGGCGCGGTTTCGGTCATGATGAAGGTGCCGGCTTGCGCCGCTTCGCTCGAAATGCGCGAGAGCGCCGCGCGAATCCGTTCGACCGGCTGGCTGTTGGCCACCATGTAGCGAACCGACTCCGGCATCTTGATCATCAGCAGGATCATCAGCAGCAGCGGGGTGATGCCGCCGAGCAGCAGCACGCTGCGCCAGCCGAAATGCGGAATCATCCACGCGGCGAGAAACCCGCCGAACGCGGCGCCGAGCGGAAAGCCGCAGAACATCAGATTGATCACGGTGGCGCGGCGACGATCCGGGCAGTACTCGCCCATCATCGTCACGGCGTTCGGCATGGCCGCGCCGAGGCCGACGCCGGTGATGAAGCGCAGCGTCGTCAACTGCCCGATGCCGTTCGAGAAGGCCGAGCCGAGACACGCCACGCCGAACAGCAACACCGAGCCGAGCAGCATCGAGCGTCGTCCGAGCCGGTCGGACAGCGGTCCCGAGCCGAGCGCGCCGCAGGCGAGGCCGAACAACGCGGCGCTCAGCACCGGCGCGAGCGCCGGCTTGGTAATGCCCCATTCGGCGATCAGTGACGGCGCAATGAAGCCGATCGCGGCCGTGTCAAAACCGTCCAGCAGGACGATGATGAAGCACATGAAGAAGACCAGCCACTGGAACGGCGAAAAGGGATGTTCGTTGAGGAAGGTCTGAACGTTCACAGCGTTGCTGCGGCTCATGATGTGTCTCCTGACTGCGGAATACGGAAAGGCCCGCCGTAACGAGCCTTCCTCTTTTTTACTGTCGCGCGCCGTTTTAGAAGCGGTGCACGATGCCCACGCCCGCGGCGAACTGGCTACGCGACGACGACGGCGCGCTCTGGAAGCCGTCGCCGATGGTTGCCGTGGCGCTGATGATATGGCCCGAACCGGCCGTTCCCAGCGTATTGCCGTTGGTGCGCTGGAATGCCTGCAACGCGTAGAGGCCGGTGCGCTTCGACAATGAATAGTACTCGGACAGATTGACCTGCTGGTACTGCGCCGAACTCGTGATGCCGTTCGCCTTGGTAGCGCGAGTGTAGCTGTAGCCGGTCGCG
Above is a genomic segment from Paraburkholderia aromaticivorans containing:
- a CDS encoding carbohydrate ABC transporter permease, whose translation is MYPLPVERWKPLNRTLYKASLPIALLIWLLPMLAVLVTSIRSSDELSQGDYWGWPKHFALIENYGAALTQTPMLHYFTNSVLITVPSVIGAVALASMAGFALATYRFPGNTAVLFAFVAGNFVPIQILMIPVRDMALKVGLFNSVWALVIFHVSFQTGFCTLFLRNFIKQLPFEMIEAARVEGASEWTIYLRIVLPLIRPALAALGILVFTFVWNDYFWALCLTQGDDAAPITVGVAALKGQWTTAWNLVAAGSVLAALPSVLMFFLMQKHFVAGLTFGASKG
- a CDS encoding MFS transporter; this translates as MSRSNAVNVQTFLNEHPFSPFQWLVFFMCFIIVLLDGFDTAAIGFIAPSLIAEWGITKPALAPVLSAALFGLACGALGSGPLSDRLGRRSMLLGSVLLFGVACLGSAFSNGIGQLTTLRFITGVGLGAAMPNAVTMMGEYCPDRRRATVINLMFCGFPLGAAFGGFLAAWMIPHFGWRSVLLLGGITPLLLMILLMIKMPESVRYMVANSQPVERIRAALSRISSEAAQAGTFIMTETAPQTGGKGAAVVLSRSYIIGSVMLWITYFMGLVIFYASINWMPILLKDAGLTPQRATLISALFPLGGVGAVLCGVLMDRFNANRIIAACYALTAVSVYFIGQAVGNVGALVFVVFVAGVLMNTAQSSMPALAAAFYPTEGRGTGVAWMLGIGRFGGIAGSFLVAELTRRHFSFAGIFAMVAVAGLISCVALLIKQAARPHVANAGASKAESFGH
- a CDS encoding beta-galactosidase, which encodes MQLGVCYYPEQWPRTMWADDAKRIAELGITHVRIAEFAWSRMEPRAGEFAWEWLDEAVETLAGAGLKLVLGTPTASPPKWLIDAYPDVLPVRADGTRWNFGSRRHYDISSETYRRECLRVVTAMAQRYGRHPSIVAWQTDNELGCHDTVPSYSPAALTRFQTWLRRRHESVEALNDAWGNVFWSMEYPSFEAIGLPNLTPTDANPIHLLDFRRFMSDEVAQFHREQIDVLREHAPTADLLHNFMGFFTTFDHYRFAKDNAIDVAAWDSYPIARTESIALPDEQKARYARTAHPDVSAFDHDRYRAIGSGRFWVMEQQAGPVNWAPWNPVPAKGMVRLWAYEAFAHGAELVSYFRWRQCPYAQEQMHSGLNLPNNELSPGGLEVQQAAREIAACAALSALGAPARATVAVVFDYETQWMFEIQRHGKTFDYQTLVFDYYESLRELGLDVDIVSSRVDLSAYALVVVPSIAVIDDALVNQIERSEAQWVFGPRSGSKTDSFAIPSTLPPGALQRVLPMQVLEVETLRPTLAPALSIDGARGVAIHWREHVRANGETHVDAQFDDTWPAVLSRGKVRYVAGWLSHALHRTLLEQAARDAGIETQRLAEGLRIRRRGDLTFAFNFGAQSVHVPAPADATFVLGNALLKTGDVCAWKDV
- a CDS encoding glycoside hydrolase family 53 protein — encoded protein: MNRREMLGWLASTAIAAGVGATAGAPALAAQLQASGRGGRLAKGADVSTLLELEANGAKFYEHGVPHDCLLLLRKHGVDSIRIKVWNDPGNPNFFPADQSPAAGYNNAEHVRILARRAAALGMRVLIDFHYSDWWADPGKQYPPHAWAGKDIAQTCALLSEYTSNVLNMLKRDGVHPEWVQVGNEITGGMLWPLGKYDQWDNLAQLLKAGHDAVKSVDERIKVMLHLDSGGNNATSRWWFDSATQRGVTFDVIGLSYYPQWQGSLSDLQNNANDLATRYDKDVMVVETAYPWTTSDGDSEPNAMTNVGSATYPQTPAGQAQFLGALTDIVEAIPDGHGKGVFWWEPEWIPTPNVGWKLGAGDQWDNNTLFDFHGNALTSLDAFRKR